The window TGTCGGCTGAATCATAGTTACCCCTGTCCTGCCTCGTCGTGGCGGCAAGTGGGGCGAAGGCCTGGCTCTGGGAGCCGGTCTCTTGGCGGCTGCAATTATTGAAAGGATGCTGGACAAATGTTACGACAGGAATAGGAAGGTGATAAAAATCGGTGAGGATGGGGCATGCGGGTTGTCGTCATTGCTGCTGGGTGAATGTGCGGCAAAGGTACCTTTGTCCATAGTGGCAGATCGATTGGCAAATCAAATTGCAAAACTTTGTGGGAAAAGGTAGCCTTGGCCTCCAGTTAGAGATACGACAAGCTGCTCAACGCATCTTTGTCAGTTGCCTTTCAATTAAGGAGTGATGTAATGCATGGACTACAGCCGGCTATTGAGGAAATACTACGAAAAGGGCGGGATTGCGCCGCGCTTAGCGCCGATGAGGCGATCCGGCTGATGAACCTTGCCCCGGAAAGCCGGGAGGTCTATGCCCTTATGGAGTGCGCCGATTATCTGTCGCGCAGTCAGTTTGGCGGCAAGGGGGAAAAGCACCTGCACATCGGCCTGAACGTCGAGGCCTGCCCCATGGACTGCGCCTTTTGCTCGCTTACCCGGCGCGCCGGCCTCTTCACCGAGAGAATCGATTTCTCCATGGAGCAAATCCTTGCATGGGCCCGCCAGGGGGAGGCGGCCGGGGCCGACGCCCTCAACCTGATGAGCACCGGCACCTTCTCCTTCGAAAGCCTCTTGACGATCGGCCGCCGGCTGAAAGAGGCGGTGCAGGTGCCGCTGGTCGCCAACGCCCGCGATATCAATCACCGCGAGGGGGAGCAGTTGCTCGATGCCGGCTTTGTCGGCTTTTACCATGCGGTTCGCCTCGGCGAGGGCAAGGTCACCCCCTTTGACCCGGCGCGGCGCATCGCCACGATACGCGTTCTGAACGAGGTTGGACTGCGGTGGATGAACTGTGTCGAGCCGGTCGGCCCGGAACACACGGCGGCGGAGATTGTCGAACTGATGCTCCTTGCCCGCCGCGAAAAGGCAACTTACAGCGGCATCATGCGCCGCATCAATTTCCCCGGCTCGCCAATGGAACCGTATGGCATGATCAGCGAGCGGCGCATGGCCCAGATGGTGGCGGTCAGCCGCCTGGTCATGGGCGATACGGTCAAGGCCCATTGCGTCCACGAGCCGAACAGCCTGTCGCTTATCGCCGGCGCCAACCTGCTGTTTCCGGAGGTGGGATCGAGCCCGCGTGACGGCAAGGCCGATACCGGCGAGGGTCGCGGCCGGTCTGTTGACAAATGTTCGGAATTATTTAAAGAGATGGAGTGGGATCCGGGCCTGCCTTCCGGCTGTTTTTGATCACCGCCTGAATAAGGGGCGATTTTCCCATGCACGCGAGGAACCTATGACCGAGAAAAGAAGTACCATGAAGTTTCGCTGTATCACCTTGGTCGCGCTGTCTCTGGCCTTGCTGCTGCACGCCACCGGCCTCTTCGCCGAGGAACTGAAGGTCGGCACCTGGAAGACCGCCCAGACCATCCAGCCCTTTTTCTTTCAGGAGTTTCTGCCCCAGGGCGATACCGTCCGGGTCTTTCCTTTCACCAACCCGGCTGATCAGAAAACCGCCCTCCTTGCCGGCAGCCTCGACATGACCGGTACCACCCTGGCCCATGCCATTCAGTCGGCGGTCATGGGTCAGCCGGTGGTGGTGGTGGCCGCCTTGTGCAACAAAGCCTCGGCCCTGGTGGTGCGGAGTGATGGCCCGGTACAGACGGTCGCTGACCTGAAGGGGCGAAAGATCGGCTATGTGCCGGGCACCATGCACGAGATCCTGCTGCGTGAGGCACTGCAACGCAGCGGCCTGGCGCCGACCAGCGATGTCACCCTGGTGCGGGTCGATTTCTTCGACATGGGCACCGCCCTGGCAAAAGGCGGCATTGACGCCTTTCTCTCCGGCGAGCCCTTTCCTTCGCTGGCGGTTCAAGAGGGCTATGGCCGGATCATCGCCTATCCCTACTTCGGTGAGTCGGTGGGGACAATCAATGCCGCCCTGCTGGTGACCAGGGAGATGGTCGACAAGCAGCCGGCCAGGGTCCAGAAGCTGGTTGACGCCCATGCCGGGGCGACCAGCCGTCTCAACGGCGATCGCGAGGCCTGGCTGCGGCTGGCGGAGACCTTCGGCACGCCGAGGGCCGTTCTCGAACGAGCCGCCGGCAACATCGAGCTGGCCTGGGCGATGGATGAGGACTATGTCGGCAAGGCCAGAGTTCTCGGCGAGCGGATGCAGGCCCTCGGGGTCATCGACAGGCAGCCGGATTATACAAAGCTCTTTGATCTGCGGTTTGTAAAAAATGTTCCCCAGGCTCCGCCCGGCCGCTAGACTTTTGCGGGAGCGGGGCGAGTGGCGAAAAAAGGAGGGGGGATGAAGGCAAGAGAGACACTGCTGGCACTGCTCCTCCCGGCCTTTGGCCTTGGCGCCTGGTATCTTGCCGCAGAAAGCGGCGCCATGCCCGGCTACCTCCTGCCTCACCCGGCAACGGTGCTTCGTGCCGCTGCCATGTATGTCTTCGGCGACCCCGGCGCCGGCCCATATGCCGGGCGGTTCGCCGGTGATTTTTCCGCCTCGCTGACCAGGGTGCTGCTCGGCTTCTTCCTCGCTGCCCTGCTCGGTGTTCCCCTCGGCCTGCTTTCCGGCCGCATCGCCCTGGTGAACCACCTGCTGTCCTCGACGGTAGGTGGCCTGCGGGCGGTTCCCGGGATCTGCTGGCTGCCGCCGGCGATGATCTGGTTCGGCATCGGCCTTAAAACCACAGTGTTTTTGGTGGCGATGGCGGCATTTTTCCCAATTTATCTCAATGCCCTGACCGGTGCCCGCCTGGTGCCGCAAATCTACCTGCAGGCCGGCGCCATGCTTGGTGTCTCCGGTGTCAGTCGGGTATTTGCCGTCCTCATCCCCCACGCCATGCCCAACATCATTGCCGGTCTGCGCCTTGGCCTGGGGATTTCCTGGGCGTACCTGGTGCTTGGTGAGCTGACTGGTGTCCCCGACGGGCTGGGCGCGGTCATCATGGACGCCCGGATGCTCGGCCAGATTGATATCATTGTCGTCGGCATCATCCTCATTGCCGTCATCGGCAGGCTGTGCGACCGGCTGCTGCTTGTTGCCATGCGCCTCTCTTTTAAAAGCGCCGCGAGGATGCAATGAGTACCGCTGGCTTGGAGGTGGAGGGCGGCGTGGGAAAACAATTCCCGGCGCCGTATCTGGCGGTGGAGGGGATCAGCCACGCCTTTGCCGAGAGGGGTGATGGCCGGTTTGTCCTCTCCGACATCTCCTTTACCGTCGCTCGCGGCGAGTTCGTCTGCCTGCTCGGCCAGAGCGGTTGTGGGAAGACGACACTGCTTAATATTCTTGCGGGGTTTCTGACGCCGACCAGCGGTCGGTGCCTGCTTGAGGGCAGGGCCATAAACGGCCCCGGTCCCGATCGCGGTGTGGTGTTTCAGGAGGATGCCCTTTTTCCCTGGTTGACCCTCCGCGAAAATATTGCTTTCGGTCTGAAGGCGATTCCTGGTGGCGGGCAGCGGGCGACTGAGGTGGACCGCTTTCTTGGCCTGGTCGGTCTGGATGGTTACGGCGATTATCTGCCCCGGCAAATCTCGGGGGGGATGAAGCAGCGGGCGGCGCTTGCCCGGGTGCTGATCCGCTCGCCGCGGATGCTCCTCATGGATGAACCGTTCGGGGCGCTGGACGCCCAGAGCCGCGAAACGAGCCAGGAACTCCTGCAGAATCTGGCACTTGGCCGGGAGCAGACCATTCTCTTTATTACCCACGACGTGCGCGAAGCTGTCACCCTCGCCGACCGGGTACTGGTCCTTGGTCGGCAAAGTCAAGGACTGTGCGGTGAGGAGCCGATCCTCCTCCCCAGGCCGCGCGATCCGGATGGGGAGATGTTTCACACCTACTGCCGCAGGCTCCGTGAGCGGCTCAGAGGGTGAGCCGGTCGAGATGATGGTGCCGCCAGTTCCGGTTACCCGTGCTACCGGCCTGCCATGAGTGGTGGGAATTCAAGGAAACAACCTTTAAAAATGGCCTACGGCAAGGAGCGCAACCGGCCAATTTGCTTTCAAAGTCTTGGATCTATCTTCCCGGGGCCGCCGCATTCAGGGGTGTAGCAGGAGACATTTTTAAAAAAACATTTCTCCTTGCAGCTTGGGCATATTTCCGGTGGAATCGACGCTTGCACAGTATTGCCGCAGCTGCTGCACTTCCAAAAGGCATCGGTGTCTTGCACTTGGCTTACCTTTTCCGTGTTCATAACGTCCTCCCGTGGTTCTTTTGTAAAAGCATCCCGCGCTTGGTGGCTGGCCCCGCCAGATGGTGTTCTACTTTTATAGTATAGTAACGAAAACAATATGTAAGAGACTAACTAGGGCGGGGCGACAGCAACCAGGACCGTCAACGGACAGTCTTAGGGTAGAATATCACGAAATGCCGGGCGATACCAGTGGAGCAAAATCTTTCCTGCCTTCCCTCCCCCGAGATTTTACCAGGCCGTGAATCGCCAGTAGAGCACGCGGTAAAACGATATGTTTCATGCTTAAACGGCATTTTGCCAAAGGTATCAAGCAACTGCAGTTGTCGCCGGTGATTGGAATACCTTCCCATAATAAATCCTTGACCAGGCAACAGGAACTACTTACAATTGGTAGTAGTTCTTAATAACAAAGGATTCCTATGCAGCTGCGCATGACCAATCAAAGGGAGATAATTCTCCGTGAGCTTATCAACAGTCAGAGACACCTGGCGGCGGATGAGCTGTATGATATCGTCAAGAAGATTATGCCGCGCATCAGCCTGGCGACTGTTTACCGGAATCTTGAGATCCTTTCGGAAGCTGGGATTATAGGCAAGCTTGAGATCAGCGGCCGACAGAAGCGCTTTGATTATGACCCCTCGGAGCACGATCATATTTATTGTATGGTCTGTCACCGGGTTGATAACCTGGAAATGGCACATAAGGGCTTAACCACAGAGGAATTCGCTGCGGCGGTTGGCTATTCAATTACCGGATATCGACTGGAAATTGTCGGTATATGCCCGGAATGTCAAAAAAAGACTAATACTAAGGAGAATGAAGCATGAGTGGATGTGGTTGCGGTTGTGGAAGCAAGGGAAAGGGGACGGTCAGTGAGTCCAAGCTCATCCTCGAGGCGCTTGCCAAGTGCCAGGCCCCGTGCGGCACAAAAGATGTTGCCGCGGCGACCGGCTTGGATAAAGATGTGGTCAGCAAGCAGATTGCCGAATTGAAAAAGCAAGGTCTGGTGGATAGTCCGGTACGTTGCAAAATTGGTATTACTCCGGCGGGAAGGGCCTCGATCTAAGGCCATTCTCTTGATGTTCCCGGAAGGCGATCAAGGAATCTTCGATTGTCATCAAGCCCATGGATGAAGCGGTCATTCGTGGGCTTTTTTGTACCTGATACGAGTATTTGCTAATTGCCGAGAATTTTTATTGAATGAAGATGGGCGGCCGTCCTCAGGCCTCCCCTGATTGAGTTTTTAGATATTTCTGCCAATTTTCGATTGAAAATGGTAGGATACCTCATTGTTCAAATATGATGGCCAAGAAGTTTTCCCTCTCCATGGTGCTTTATGCAGGAAATTATCGCAAAAACCAGAACCTTCAGACGTTTTAGCCAAAAAGAACCGATCAGTATGGCGACCCTCCACGAACTCATCGATCTGGCGCGGCTGGGTGGGTCGGCCCGCAACGGCCAGCCCTGGCAGTATATGGTCGTTAATACCCCTGACCTCTGTGCGAAAATATTTCCCTATCTCGGCTGGGCAGGCTATCTGACCGAT of the Desulforhopalus sp. genome contains:
- a CDS encoding ABC transporter ATP-binding protein, whose translation is MSTAGLEVEGGVGKQFPAPYLAVEGISHAFAERGDGRFVLSDISFTVARGEFVCLLGQSGCGKTTLLNILAGFLTPTSGRCLLEGRAINGPGPDRGVVFQEDALFPWLTLRENIAFGLKAIPGGGQRATEVDRFLGLVGLDGYGDYLPRQISGGMKQRAALARVLIRSPRMLLMDEPFGALDAQSRETSQELLQNLALGREQTILFITHDVREAVTLADRVLVLGRQSQGLCGEEPILLPRPRDPDGEMFHTYCRRLRERLRG
- a CDS encoding NrtA/SsuA/CpmA family ABC transporter substrate-binding protein, with amino-acid sequence MTEKRSTMKFRCITLVALSLALLLHATGLFAEELKVGTWKTAQTIQPFFFQEFLPQGDTVRVFPFTNPADQKTALLAGSLDMTGTTLAHAIQSAVMGQPVVVVAALCNKASALVVRSDGPVQTVADLKGRKIGYVPGTMHEILLREALQRSGLAPTSDVTLVRVDFFDMGTALAKGGIDAFLSGEPFPSLAVQEGYGRIIAYPYFGESVGTINAALLVTREMVDKQPARVQKLVDAHAGATSRLNGDREAWLRLAETFGTPRAVLERAAGNIELAWAMDEDYVGKARVLGERMQALGVIDRQPDYTKLFDLRFVKNVPQAPPGR
- a CDS encoding transcriptional repressor, giving the protein MTNQREIILRELINSQRHLAADELYDIVKKIMPRISLATVYRNLEILSEAGIIGKLEISGRQKRFDYDPSEHDHIYCMVCHRVDNLEMAHKGLTTEEFAAAVGYSITGYRLEIVGICPECQKKTNTKENEA
- a CDS encoding radical SAM protein, which encodes MHGLQPAIEEILRKGRDCAALSADEAIRLMNLAPESREVYALMECADYLSRSQFGGKGEKHLHIGLNVEACPMDCAFCSLTRRAGLFTERIDFSMEQILAWARQGEAAGADALNLMSTGTFSFESLLTIGRRLKEAVQVPLVANARDINHREGEQLLDAGFVGFYHAVRLGEGKVTPFDPARRIATIRVLNEVGLRWMNCVEPVGPEHTAAEIVELMLLARREKATYSGIMRRINFPGSPMEPYGMISERRMAQMVAVSRLVMGDTVKAHCVHEPNSLSLIAGANLLFPEVGSSPRDGKADTGEGRGRSVDKCSELFKEMEWDPGLPSGCF
- a CDS encoding ABC transporter permease; protein product: MAKKGGGMKARETLLALLLPAFGLGAWYLAAESGAMPGYLLPHPATVLRAAAMYVFGDPGAGPYAGRFAGDFSASLTRVLLGFFLAALLGVPLGLLSGRIALVNHLLSSTVGGLRAVPGICWLPPAMIWFGIGLKTTVFLVAMAAFFPIYLNALTGARLVPQIYLQAGAMLGVSGVSRVFAVLIPHAMPNIIAGLRLGLGISWAYLVLGELTGVPDGLGAVIMDARMLGQIDIIVVGIILIAVIGRLCDRLLLVAMRLSFKSAARMQ
- a CDS encoding MarR family transcriptional regulator; translation: MSGCGCGCGSKGKGTVSESKLILEALAKCQAPCGTKDVAAATGLDKDVVSKQIAELKKQGLVDSPVRCKIGITPAGRASI